In the Fusarium falciforme chromosome 6, complete sequence genome, GGCGACGAGCATGAAGAGAGTGAAGAGCGAGTAGTACCAGTATTCATCGAGCATCCAAAGACCAACACAGAAGATCTGGAAAACAAAGAAGGGCGCAACGGCGTGCTCCTTGAACAGCTCGGTGAAGGTAGGGACGGGAATATCAAAAGTGTTGAGGCCATAGTGCTGCTCGATGCGCGACAACTCGACTTGGGTCTGGATACCCTTGGCGGTCTGGAAGTGGCCGATGGTGGCCTTGGGCTCGGCGTCGATGTCGAACTTGAGCGTACCAAACGACTTTGCCTCGGGGTCGTAGAGGAAACGGCGCTTCTGGAAGAGGAACGAGGTGTTGAGCTTGCCGCCAGCCTGGGTCGACTATGTTAGTTACAGTTTGGAAATTGAGGTCAGAAGACTCTCCCCACCTTGTCGCGAACCAGCTTGCAAATCTCGGCAGACCCGGCGTTGGCGATGGGAATGACTTTGATCAACTGCGCATCCTCAacgtccttggccttggaggccTTGAAGCTGGCCTCAAGGCCGACGCTCCAGTGGGTGCTGAGCCATGTCAGGGTCTggagggtgatgatggtgccgCACCAGAAGACGGTCCATTCCTCTGCGCCAATGTGCTTCTCGTAGAGGTCGGGTGTCAAGTAGAATGCCAGGAAAATGGGCCAGATGATGGCGAAAGGCCAGACGTAGGCGTGGAACTGAAAGGGCAGCGGGCGCAACAGCTCGGCCTGCTTTATCTGGGGGTTGTCGACGAGGGGCGCCATCGTGGGCGGAGTGGACGAGACGGTTAGGTCTCTCTCTGCTGGGATGTATTAAATGGACAACAATCAAGTGAGAAAAGACAATAGATTAGATGAAGCCAAGAATGGCCGAGTCGAATGAGGCGCGCCGCGAGTTGGTGGAAGATGCCCGCCTCTGCCAATTTGTCGTGTCGAGGGCAAGTCCAAGCCACAAGTCGCGATCTGTACTTTTTGGCCGATGCGTTCTCATGGCGGAGACGGACGGTCCGGCCTCTCGGGGCTTGCCATGCACCGATGTCATCACGTGATTTAAATGTCACCGTCCACCATCTGATCTGTTCCTACGCCGCACGCCATTTCCAAACGTGTCCATGGTCTTCTAAAGACACGACACCACAACCTGACTTCTCAGGAGAGGTTTATAATGTCATTCTCTAGCGCGTGTTTGAATTCGCCGAGCTAAGGAGACTTTGGTCCTTGAGCATTCCGCCACCGGAATCCCGGAATCGTGTCCAACATGGATGGCGGAGCGGGGCGGAATCACGGAGTGGCCTCCGCTTACACAACACCTCGCGATATCTCGCCAATGCCCGAAGCGAGAACGTTAATGGCTTCGCTTCGCAAGACTTGAACTTGATTACTGAGCGTAACGAGTTTCCACTGAATAATCTTTTAGTACTGTTGCATTATCAATCCTTCAGAGACGCCACCAGCAAACTCGCTGTGATTTCAACGCCCCTGAGCCACCGCGTGAGTTGAGAAGCAGCTTAACAACGTTAGAGTTCACGGTCTTGAGGGTCGACCCCTGTCAGCTATTCAATGCCCAAACGAACCCGCCAATAGAGGCCCCTGCAATTGTGGGAATTGAGATCGGTATGAGCCAGGACGATTCGCGATTGATTCGTCAACTAGTTTAGCTATTAGTTGATGCGCATCTATCAATCCGGCTTGGTTGTCTATATAATGGCCCCAAGGTGATCCTGTTCATCTCAGATACCAGCTCAACAATTCATCTCAACTTCACTTCCATCGCTTGCTTTTATCACCTACTCACATCCCACACAATGGCCACTCTGAGGTACGACCCCGAATTCGCCAAGGCATTGGAATCTCTCAGATCCAAGCGTCCCTCAGGCCCTCCTCAAACTGCCTTGGAAATCCGTCGGAACAATGACTCTCTCTTTGAAAACATGTTCCCCAAGGCGCCCTCGGCCGAAATCATCCAACAGACCGATTACACCATCCAGAGTTATGATGGTGCAAAGATCTTGCTCCGTCGTTTTGCCAATCCTGAGCACCTCTCGGCCAAGGAGCCTCTGCCTACGATTCTTTCCATTCATGGCGGTGGCTTCGTCTCGGGAAGTGTAGATGCTTGTGCTGGACTGGTCGCCAGCAAGGTTCTTGCGGCCGATCGTCCCATCTTTGCTGTTGACTACCGTCTTGCACCCGAGCATCCTCACCCGGCCCCCGTTGAGGACAGTTACGCTGCTCTCAAGTACCTCCTTGATCACGCTGTGGAGCTCAACATTGATCCCAAGCGTGTTGCCGTTCAGGGAGAGAGTGCTGGTGGCGGCATTGCTGCCGGGCTGGCCCTCTTGGCTAGGGACAGGGAGCTTCAGCCTCCGATCGCGAAGCTGCTTCTTACATATCCCGAGCTCGATGATCGGACACGGCATGACAAGGACACTGAGTTTCTCAAATTTGTCACATGGACCCCCAAGCACAACGAACTGGCATGGGCGGCCTACGTCGGCGAGGACAAGGCCGGGAAGCCCGAGGCGGATGTCTCTCCGTATGCTGCCCCAGCGAGAGCTACGACGTACAAGGGCCTACCATCCACATATGTAGACGTCGGAACGCTGGATGTGTTTCGGGAGGAGAACCTGGAGTTTGTCAGGAGGCTGCTCGCGGATGACGTCGAGGTCGAGTTTCACGTCTGGCCCGGAGTGCCACATGTGTTTGAGTTTCTTGGAGCTGGGACAAAGTGGCACGTGAGAGCAACGGAGGCTAGAGTAGATGCCATGAAGGAGTTTTAATTGATAGCCAACGTAAGATAGTAATATGTATCGCCGTGTGTGTATTCAGTCTGAGTTTGTCTAGCAGACTCTCACATGAAACGTGAGAATCAGTGCTTGTTAAGAAACGATACAAGAAGCTCAGAAATCTTTTCGGGTTGGTCTTCAAGCGAAAAGTGCCCTGCATCCTCCACAATGTTGAGCTCGGACCCCGGAATAGCTTCATGAAGTTTATGAGCCCAGTCAACAACCTGCCAGGCATCATCCGCGCCCCAAATCAACTGCACAGGTATCTTCTCCAGCTCACCAAGGCGAGGGGCCACTTCCATCGTGTGCTTAGGATCATAATGCCGAACCTGATGCTCAAACAAGCTCGGTTGGCCGATGGGGCCGGAGATGTATTCCAAGTAGGAGTCCAAACTCGATTGTTCGAACTTGGCAGGGTTCTTGACAGCGTGAAGCAGCCACTCTCTAAAATGGGCGCGATGATCGTTGTCGCTCACTTTGATGAGAGACTCGAGGCCCTTCTGCATCTGCTGCTTGGTCCGCTTCGAGGGGTAGCTGTCGAAGCATACCACGTCGATGAGCGTCAGCGACAGCACCCTCTCTGGTGAGAAGATGGCGAACCGCTGAGCAATACCGCCTCCAATGTCATGGGCGATGATATGAGTCTTGTCCAAGCCCCACAACGACAGAAGTCCTTCCAGGATTGGTACCTGGCCTGTCATGGACGTGTCGACGGCAGAGTCCCAAGGGCGCTCAGAAAGGCCAAAGCCAAGGAGATCGAAGACGTGCACCTTGAAGCCTTCCTCGACGAGCCTGGGGACGATGTTGCGCCAGATGAGAGATGAAGAGGGAGTTCCGTGAAGGAGGACGACTGGAGTGCCGGTGCCGTAGACGCCATAGGCGATACGGCTACCTCTGATGAGGGCGTTTTCTGTGACGATAGGCTGAACCATGATTGAATGCTTTGGGATATTGCTTGTCTGATGTTTTGGAGCAGAGCGAGCGGCTGAATCTATAGTAGCGGATTAATAATTGATGTGGTGTCGTGTGAAGGGCGCACTCGAAGACGCAACTGCCATCCTCCTTGGCGCAGAGGAGCGCCATGGGTAGTCAAAAGAGCCCCACAGTCCTTGATTTCGATCAAGGAACTGGCTTTTGGGTCTCTGTCGCTGAGTCTGCTGTTTGTCGCTCAATGAACCGTGTCTTGACTCCCGTCAACATGGACAAGAAATATGAGCGACCTTCGTCTTCGGGCAGCAAAACAGCTTCAATCTTAAACTCCTTCACTAGCGCTGGGACAAGTTTAAAGACCACAAGCTCAGCCAAGTGACGCCCAGGACATGACCTTGAGCCGCCGCCCCAGCTAAGGCTGACTCGTTCCATGTTACGAGCCGTGTCGGGGTCTGCGTTAAGCCACCGAGCGATGTTGAAGAGATGAGAGTCGGGACCGAAGACGTCTTTGTTTCGGTGCAAGGCTAGTGGGTTGCAGCCTACAGTTGTATCGGGCGGGAAATAGAAGCCGTGAAGGTGAAGGCCGCCGTTGGGAACCTTGCGTGGGAGGGACATGCTGATAACTGGGTATAGCCGTTTGACCTCCTTGATGAGAGCCTGCATTATCGGGAGACGGGTAGCGGTAGAATATTGGCTTGAGTCTGCCGTGGCGAGCACTTCTTGGGAAACTTGAGCCTGGACATCTTGAAGAGAACCTAGcacagccatgatggaggtCAGAGTGGACGCCATGGTCTCATGCCCAGCACCAAAGTTTGTCACGGCCATTTTACGCAGGTAATTGTCAGTAAAGTCGGGTCTGACCTTGTGAAGCCGAATGAGATCTGTAAGGAGATCCTGGCGGCTGTCCTTGGGCGGGTTTGGTCTTCTGGCTGCGTTGACACGTCGAGAGACTCGCTTGCCAACATCCTGTCCAGTCATCAGGTCTGAGTCCAAAGGTCAAAAGCGATGAACTCACGACAAAGAATGGCTTGAAGTTCTTTGGTGTCTTGAAATTGACGCCCCAAGCCGAGCTGAAGAGCCGACCGACCGTTTTGGACAGAAACTCGAGCTTGACAATTGTAGGGAAGAGGCCAAAGACACTCTTCCGTCTCCAGCCGTGATAGGCATGCGAGCCCGATCCCCAATCAGTGCCGCTCTTGAGCATTCCGGGCGACCATGAGAGGACAACGGACCCAAGACATTCCACGGCGATGATGTGCATCCACTCATTCAGCTCGACTGGAGCGCCCTTGAAGCTCTTcagcttggcgatggcacGGTTAATGACATCGTCAATGGCAGCCTCGTATTGAATGAGATTGGACGTCTGATAAACAGGGCCAATCATGCGGCGCTGGATTCGGTACCGCCTCACATCCCGTTCCGAGAGAAGGTCGAGTGTGTCGGGAAAATGAGGGTTGAGATGCCAGTCGATGCGAGGTTTGCTTAGGCTGGTGGCCACTGCGAAAGTCAGTCATGAtcgatgacgaagatgattTGGAACAAACAGTAAAAGTCCGACTTTTCATATCCGCTACCACTGCCTACTGAAGTGTAAGTTGAGGCTCTCATGAACTTGGGTGCGACATACTGTAGATGGCCTGAAAAGCCTCCTTGGTGTCGAACCACACTTCATCTGGTCCTACTCTCACAACAGGCCCGTATCGCGAATGCAACGTCTTTCCTAAATGGGCCATACGGCCATTTCTCGCATGGTATGCGTGCCAGAAGCTGGATATAGCAGCCAGCCTGGGTCCAGGGATACGTGCAAGTGGGTGAAATGTCAATCGGTGGACGGCGATTGAAGCCAGTAGCACAACGAGGGTGAACACGATCTTGAGGAGTACCTGGGCTATGAGACTGCATAGAAGCGTCATCCAGGCGAAGAAAAGTGAGAAAGCCATGATATTAGCGAGCAAAGCATCACGGCGAGCTCGTGTTTAAGACCGTGATGTTTGTTGACCAAGGGAAATTCTGTGCGAAAAAGTTGAGCTCAGACCCCACATTCACCAGATGGATAAGCCACCACCATCAGAACACTGCCAGTTTTACACAAGGGGAACGATTGTAATGAGAAACTGTATTTATGACTAAATTTGAAGTATTAAATAGTATCGAGCCTAACTTTTATTGCCAATTAATTGACATGGGCCATCGTTTACCAGCAGATTGCCCAAGTAACCATCAGATCCTGCCTACAAGGCGCTCAACTTATAACCGATGCATCCTTTCTCTATACATGTCACCATTAACCAACTTTCGTCTACAGGTCAACTCAGTTCACTCCTGTCCTTCCTTCgctttcctcttcttctcttttttgATCCTCAGCTCCTCTCGCCATTTAATCCCCCGAGCCATCAGGAGGATCATGGCTGGGCACCCAAGTAAGAGTATCCCTGCCACCAGAGTAAACGCCCAACCCGCACCCAAAGCATCAACCATGGGAACAATCGCAGCACTAGCTCCAGCCCCAACCAGACATCGGGTCAGGTTATTGGCAGCGCTGGCGGTTCCTGGCTTTCCCGGGTGAATGTCAATTAGTAGCGAGCTAGTTGTGTTGTTGAAGCCCACGATGCCAACTCCCATCAGTCCGCTCAGCACGCAGGGCACGGCGACGTGCGTCTTGGCGTCAACTGCCCAACCCCAGCCGATGAGCATGACGATTGACATGAGCATGAGTGGGAAACCGATTTCGAGTCGAGCGCGCTCAATTGGAAAGCCTGAAAGGTCTGGCTGACGGCTCTTCTCGTAGGGGATGCCCAACTTGATGCAGTGGCGCTCGAAATTGCGATTGGTGAAGGCACCAACGATGAATGATGCGATGACAGAGCCAGCTGCAATTGGAAGGAACATAAGACCGTTTTGGATCTCATTAAAGCCGTAGATTCTCGAGAATAGAGTGGGCATGGCTGTGGCAATGCAGTAAAAGCCAGCAAAGCACAAACTGCTAAAGCCGAGCAACAGACCCGTCTCTTTCTCAAACAGCATCAAGACTGACTCGAGTACATTCGGTGCCTTGAACTTGAAggtcttttctttttttgagCCGTGAGAAGCTTGGCGGCTGAGGTCGGACTTGGCTGCTGACATCCGAGTCCGTCGGGATTTTAGTATCTGCCACAAAGACCGATACGCAGGGGGTGGAGGAATTGAGCCGTCGCCCACGATGCGACGGCATGTTTCTGGGTAGAATATGACGACGAGAACA is a window encoding:
- a CDS encoding Abhydrolase-3 domain-containing protein encodes the protein MATLRYDPEFAKALESLRSKRPSGPPQTALEIRRNNDSLFENMFPKAPSAEIIQQTDYTIQSYDGAKILLRRFANPEHLSAKEPLPTILSIHGGGFVSGSVDACAGLVASKVLAADRPIFAVDYRLAPEHPHPAPVEDSYAALKYLLDHAVELNIDPKRVAVQGESAGGGIAAGLALLARDRELQPPIAKLLLTYPELDDRTRHDKDTEFLKFVTWTPKHNELAWAAYVGEDKAGKPEADVSPYAAPARATTYKGLPSTYVDVGTLDVFREENLEFVRRLLADDVEVEFHVWPGVPHVFEFLGAGTKWHVRATEARVDAMKEF
- a CDS encoding AB hydrolase-1 domain-containing protein, with the translated sequence MVQPIVTENALIRGSRIAYGVYGTGTPVVLLHGTPSSSLIWRNIVPRLVEEGFKVHVFDLLGFGLSERPWDSAVDTSMTGQVPILEGLLSLWGLDKTHIIAHDIGGGIAQRFAIFSPERVLSLTLIDVVCFDSYPSKRTKQQMQKGLESLIKVSDNDHRAHFREWLLHAVKNPAKFEQSSLDSYLEYISGPIGQPSLFEHQVRHYDPKHTMEVAPRLGELEKIPVQLIWGADDAWQVVDWAHKLHEAIPGSELNIVEDAGHFSLEDQPEKISELLVSFLNKH